The stretch of DNA GATTAGGTCGGATGCCGCCAAGACAGAGTCGTAATGAACAACAATCAAGCCGTCTTCTTTCTTGAGTTTTCTTGCAGTCGGGTTGTCAGGGTTTGGCTCAACTAGGATGTTCTCAAGCTTCCCTGTGACCTCGTTTACATACAAGTCAACAAGTTTCCCTATTTCCTCGCCGTCATTTGTGACAATCTTTTTTCCGGCAAGCTGTTTTGCAAG from Candidatus Parvarchaeota archaeon encodes:
- a CDS encoding photosystem reaction center subunit H, with protein sequence LAKQLAGKKIVTNDGEEIGKLVDLYVNEVTGKLENILVEPNPDNPTARKLKKEDGLIVVHYDSVLAASDLIIIDRKGVEG